A stretch of the Cucurbita pepo subsp. pepo cultivar mu-cu-16 chromosome LG16, ASM280686v2, whole genome shotgun sequence genome encodes the following:
- the LOC111777352 gene encoding uncharacterized protein At1g10890-like: MGRSVSRSPSYTPRSNSYRHSRRSRRDTSPSPYHSNTRSRRRSRSSSLRRRRSRSPSYRRRRSRSPTRRRRRRRSRSSSLSPSPKSSSSSPSRASTDRKHSTEKLKKEEEEKKRREAELKKLEEDAAKRMEELIQKNVEERLNSEETKLEIQRRIEEGRKKLFDDVDVQLEKEKEAALTAARQKEEQARKEREELDKMLEENRRRVEEAQRREALELQRKEEERYRELELIQRQKEEAARRKKLE; the protein is encoded by the exons ATGGGGAGAAGTGTTTCAAGGTCTCCGTCGTACACTCCTCGCTCCAATTCCTATCGCCATAGTCGGAGAAGCAGAAGGGACACGAGTCCTTCCCCCTATCATTCCAATACCCGTTCCag GAGAAGGAGCCGTTCAAGTTCCCTCCGCCGCCGTCGAAGTCGTTCGCCGTCGTACCGTCGTCGAAGAAGTCGCTCTCCCACACGGAGACGCCGCCGACGTAGAAGTAGGTCTTCCTCGTTATCTCCTTCCCCCAAATCGTCTAGTTCCAGTCCTAGTCGTGCATCCACGGATCGGAAACATTCCACAGAGAAGCttaagaaagaggaagaagagaagaaaag GCGTGAAGCAGAGTTGAAGAAGTTAGAAGAAGATGCCGCTAAGAGGATGGAAGAACTAATTCagaagaatgttgaagaaaggcTAAACTCCGAAGAAACTAAATTAGAAATACAGAGGCGAATAGAGGAAGGTCGCAAGAAGTTGTTTGATGACGTTGATGTGCAgcttgagaaagagaaagaagctgCTCTTACTGCTGCAAGACAGAAAGAA GAACAAGCtcggaaagagagagaagagctAGATAAAATGCTGGAAGAGAATAGGAGAAGGGTAGAGGAAGCTCAACGAAGAGAAGCTCTGGAGCTGCAgcggaaggaagaagaacgaTATCGTGAGCTCGAATTGattcaaagacaaaaagaGGAGGCAGCTCGGAGGAAAAAGCTGGAATAG
- the LOC111777342 gene encoding probable leucine-rich repeat receptor-like protein kinase At5g49770, with protein MEEATISAKTLPFLAFFFLLGLHNSFSYTDPNDVQVLLSLKEEWKNTPPTWKTSVDPCGDLWEGVTCDGSRVTELKLPSIGLEGHLSGAIGDLTELTTLDLSFNENLTGPLSPRLGDLRNLRSLILAACGFSGNIPEHLGNLTQLMSLALNSNKLIGPIPPTLGKLSKLVLLDLMENKLNGPLPVSTSDSPGLDLLHQAQHFHLSKNKLSGSIPPKLFSADMKLIHIVFDQNQFSGSIPQTLGLVSTLEVLRLDRNSLKGMVPSNLTKLRQIMHLNLAHNNLTGPLPNLTQMTSLCVLDLSNNSFDTSAAPDWFSSLPSLTTLIVEFGQLKGSVPETIFSLPQIQQIKLKYNLFDGTLNMGGNINEHLELVDLENNRITELVKSGYNKTLMLGGNPACNVVHILEENACQNSQLAPKPNFPSHVNCETRPCSTGEKNNPQSCECQCPYVGSLHFRGPSIRELSNDTLFLLLKDKLSEKLHLPIGSIVIQNAEFDSDDYLQIQLELYPPFGKVFNYSEILRIASALSHQTFLLPAEFGSFYFIPPQYPFSASDERNLGSNRWLIGIAIGCSLLVLSLIGLGIYAIKQKKRVSKAISLSRPFSSWSSTEQASGDAPQLKGAIYFSYDELRKMTNNFSISNEIGVGGYGKVYRGMTGYGQMFAIKRARQGSKQGAFEFKTEIELLSRVHHKNLVALVGFCCEQGEQMLVYEFMPNGSLQDILGTSYIHLDWKRRLMIALDSARGIAYLHEFANPPAIHRDIKSSNILLDEYLNAKVADFGLSKPVFDDGKAQLSTGVKGTWGYLDPEYYTTQQLTEKSDVYSFGVVMLELITAKPAIEKGICLVGEVIRLTNKSDKAYYGLMKIIDATIRNEIPNVREFGRFLKLAIKCVEESTVNRPTMSEVVKEIESMLQNICLGGLP; from the exons ATGGAGGAGGCGACGATATCTGCAAAAACGCTGCCGTTTCTggctttcttcttccttcttggACTTCATAACTCCTTCTCCTACACAGACCCAAACGATG TTCAAGTCCTGCTATCGTTGAAAGAGGAATGGAAGAACACACCACCAACATGGAAGACATCAGTTGATCCATGTGGAGATCTCTGGGAAGGAGTTACTTGCGATGGTTCTAGAGTCACTGAACT AAAATTGCCGTCTATCGGCCTTGAAGGTCATCTTAGTGGCGCCATTGGAGACCTTACTGAACTAACAACATT GGACCTGTCATTTAACGAAAATCTCACTGGTCCGCTCTCTCCTCGGTTGGGGGATTTGCGAAATTTGCGGTCCTT AATCCTAGCAGCATGTGGCTTCAGTGGGAATATTCCCGAACATTTGGGCAACCTTACTCAGTTGATGTCCTT GGCTTTGAATTCGAACAAACTCATTGGCCCTATACCGCCTACGCTTGGAAAACTCTCCAAACTTGTTTTGCTAGATTTGATGGAGAATAAGTTGAATGGACCTCTCCCTGTATCAACTTCTGATTCCCCTGGTCTGGACCTTCTTCACCAAGCACAACACTT tcACTTGAGTAAGAACAAGCTATCAGGCTCTATACCACCTAAGCTTTTTAGCGCTGATATGAAGTTAATACACAT AGTGTTTGATCAAAATCAGTTTTCTGGGAGTATTCCACAAACCTTGGGACTTGTTAGCACCCTTGAAGTTCT CCGACTTGATCGGAACTCTCTAAAAGGAATGGTCCCATCAAATCTCACCAAATTAAGACAGATCATGCACTT GAATTTAGCACACAATAATCTAACAGGTCCGTTGCCAAATTTAACTCAAATGACTTCACTATGTGTTTT GGACCTGAGTAACAACTCATTTGATACATCAGCAGCCCCGGATTGGTTCTCAAGCTTACCATCTCTCACCACTTT GATCGTTGAATTTGGACAACTGAAAGGATCAGTCCCAGAAACCATTTTCAGCTTGCCACAAATACAACAAAT AAAACTGAAGTACAATTTATTTGATGGGACATTGAACATGGGTGGCAACATCAATGAGCATCTGGAGCTTGTTGATTTGGAAAATAATCGCATTACCGAACTTGTGAAATCTGGATACAACAAAACTTTGAT GCTTGGAGGAAATCCTGCGTGTAATGTTGTTCATATCTTAGAAGAAAATGCTTGTCAAAATTCACAACTGGCTCCAAAGCCGAATTTTCCCAGTCATGTCAACTGTGAAACTAGACCGTGCTCCACTGGCGAGAAGAATAACCCTCAAAGCTGTGAGTGTCAGTGTCCCTATGTAGGGTCTTTGCACTTCAGAGGACCCTCGATCAGGGAATTGTCAAATGATACCTTGTTTCTGTTACTCAAAGACAAACTCTCGGAGAAACTACATCTTCCTATTGGTTCCATTGTTATTCAAAACGCTGAGTTCGATAGTGATGATTACCTTCAGATACAACTTGAACTTTATCCACCCTTTGGAAAGGTTTTCAATTACTCAGAAATTTTGAGGATTGCGTCTGCATTGAGTCATCAAACTTTCCTTCTTCCGGCAGAGTTTggatcattttatttcattccaCCTCAGTACCCATTTTCTG CTTCAGATGAGAGAAATCTTGGTAGCAATAGGTGGCTTATTGGGATTGCAATTGGTTGTTCCTTACTGGTCCTAAGCCTCATTGGACTTGGAATATATGCAATTAAGCAGAAGAAACGAGTATCAAAAGCGATTTCATTGAGCAGGCCATTTA GTTCTTGGTCATCGACTGAACAAGCAAGTGGAGACGCACCACAATTGAAGGGagcaatatatttttcttatgatGAGCTTAGAAAGATGACAAATAATTTCTCCATAAGTAATGAGATAGGAGTTGGAGGGTATGGAAAG GTTTATAGAGGAATGACTGGGTATGGACAAATGTTCGCAATCAAAAGAGCTAGGCAAGGATCAAAGCAGGGTGCATTTGAGTTCAAGACTGAGATTGAATTACTTTCACGAGTTCATCACAAGAATCTAGTAGCCCTTGTAGGATTTTGTTGTGAACAGGGAGAACAGATGCTTGTTTATGAATTCATGCCTAATGGATCACTTCAAGACATCCTTG GGACTTCTTATATTCATCTTGATTGGAAAAGAAGACTCATGATAGCACTCGACTCTGCAAGAGGAATAGCTTACCTTCACGAGTTTGCAAATCCTCCTGCAATCCATAGAGATATCAAGTCTTCCAATATTCTGTTGGATGAATATTTAAATGCGAAGGTTGCAGATTTTGGCCTGTCTAAGCCTGTATTTGACGATGGAAAGGCACAATTATCTACCGGAGTTAAAGGCACATGG GGTTATTTAGATCCAGAATACTACACAACCCAACAGTTAACTGAGAAGAGTGACGTGTATAGCTTTGGAGTTGTTATGCTCGAATTGATCACTGCTAAACCGGCAATTGAGAAAGGGATATGTTTAGTCGGTGAAGTGATTCGACTAACAAACAAGAGTGACAAAGCGTATTACGGATTGATGAAGATAATAGATGCAACCATTAGAAATGAGATCCCAAATGTAAGGGAGTTTGGAAGGTTCTTGAAGTTGGCCATAAAATGTGTGGAAGAATCAACTGTAAATCGCCCCACGATGAGTGAAGTGgtgaaagaaattgaaagtATGTTACAAAATATATGTTTGGGAGGCCTTCCTTAA